One window of Scheffersomyces stipitis CBS 6054 chromosome 1, whole genome shotgun sequence genomic DNA carries:
- the NBM8 gene encoding NADH-ubiquinone oxidoreductase B18 subunit (Complex I-B18) (CI-B18) (NADH-ubiquinone oxidoreductase B18 subunit (Complex I-B18) (Bovine) (NB8M) (CI-B18)) codes for MSVTEFPPLLSEDDLQKYKVPLRWRDRCAAYFALYHTCLIRQSANSSVDCKHDKHSWEECENLDFIRRQQELKQVKEQRRAELS; via the exons ATGTCAGTTACCGAGTTTCCACCACTTC TTTCTGAAGACGACTTGCAAAAGTACAAAGTTCCCTTACGTTGGAGAGACAGATGTGCTGCCTACTTCGCACTCTACCACACATGCCTTATCAGACAATCTGCTAACTCTTCTGTGGATTGCAAGCATGACAAGCACTCATGGGAAGAATGTGAAAACTTGGACTTCATcagaagacaacaagaattgaaacaagtCAAGGAGCAAAGAAGAGCCGAGTTGAGCTAA
- the GAT3 gene encoding GATA-family DNA binding protein (GATA-4/5/6 transcription factors), with protein sequence MSSTTPTSIRLPSISELTSRSSPISEAPSQLSPRLRADSRVLPNLGGSTGSTYWHPLKATTPSNYVLGNTGTTNPNSLSKLPSPTLPYFDNKQVAQSVTYATTAPGGSFYPQPVYYHQAPNSSVPMPMGHTQYAIPEVINKPTNKCHRCGTTETPEWRRGPKGVRTLCNACGLFHAKLVKRKGAALAAEEVLNNKVCKGKNGRRISIKKHLLNESMKNS encoded by the exons AtgtcatcaacaactcccACATCGATTAGGTTGCCTTCGATAAGCGAATTAACCTCCCGCTCGTCTCCAATCAGCGAAGCTCCCTCGCAGTTGTCTCCAAGATTAAGAGCTGATTCTAGAGTACTTCCCAACCTAGGTGGATCTACTGGAAGCACATATTGGCATCCTTTGAAGGCGACTACTCCTTCCAATTACGTATTGGGGAACACTGGAACCACAAACCCGAACAGCTTGCTGAAGTTGCCATCTCCAACATTGCCATACTTCGATAACAAGCAAG TGGCTCAACTGGTTACATATGCTACCACCGCCCCTGGTGGATCCTTCTACCCACAACCAGTGTACTACCACCAAGCACCAAATTCATCTGTGCCAATGCCAATGGGCCACACACAATATGCCATTCCAGAAGTGATAAACAAACCTACGAACAAATGCCATAGATGCGGCACTACCGAAACTCCTGAATGGCGTAGGGGCCCCAAGGGTGTCAGAACTCTCTGTAATGCATGTGGATTGTTCCACGCTAAGCTTGTAAAGAGAAAGGGAGCAGCTTTAGCAGCCGAGGAGGTGCTAAACAATAAAGTATGTAAGGGCAAGAACGGAAGAAGGATTAGCATCAAGAAGCATTTGTTGAACGAGAGCATGAAGAACTCC